AACAAAATGATATTTGTAAATTCACTATCAAAGTGATTAACGAATTTTTTGCATTTTCCATATATTTTACGTATATTTTCTAATGGTGACAAGTTGAATCTTGAATCAATCTTATCTGAATAATAGTTGAAAGAAAATGTACTGAAATTCTCTTCTTCAATAATATTTTTGATGTTGGATTGTTCATAAGCAATATCAATCATGGCTTGCTTCAGGCAAATACATTTTTCATTACCAATATAACCTGTATCTTTACAGAGATTGCAATCATATTTTGGTTGAAGATAATCTTCTGGATATCCATGATCCAGCAATAAACGTATTTTCTTTCCTGAAAGAATGAAATTACTTTCTTGGAGGTCTTCAATCTTTTTTTCTGCCTCATCTGGATGCTCAATAATATAATATGTAGTATTAACACTATTAGAAGCTATCTCATCATCTAAAACTTTTATAAGAGGTATTCTATTGTAGATTTCTTCTTTTCTTTTAGTAATTTCATGCTTGATATTAAGTTGTTTCTTTTCGTAATTCTGCATGATCAACTTATATTGAGAACGTTTTAGATTCATAATATTAGCTCTTCCTTTCTTTTAATAACGATTTAAGTAGTGCTTTATTAGTAGCTTCCATCGGTTTCTTTAATAAGTAGTTCCATAGCTTTTTTCTCTAACTCATCAAAATTATATGTACGTTGGTCATAATTAATAAACTTAGATTGGTTCTTAGTACTGTCAGTTTTCTTGGTACTAGATTTTGATTGGTGTTTTTCATCAAGCTCATTAACGTTTTTAAGA
The window above is part of the Vallitalea guaymasensis genome. Proteins encoded here:
- a CDS encoding ATP-binding protein, coding for MNLKRSQYKLIMQNYEKKQLNIKHEITKRKEEIYNRIPLIKVLDDEIASNSVNTTYYIIEHPDEAEKKIEDLQESNFILSGKKIRLLLDHGYPEDYLQPKYDCNLCKDTGYIGNEKCICLKQAMIDIAYEQSNIKNIIEEENFSTFSFNYYSDKIDSRFNLSPLENIRKIYGKCKKFVNHFDSEFTNIILFGQAGLGKTFLCNCIAKALLDSSHTVIYLTSFGLFKLFEDYKFNNGDEKVPEEQIESIFDCDLLIIDDLGTEFNNRFTGVELFNCLNTRLLNKKSTLISTNLSPTDWSKQYSDRIVSRIFGNYEPLKIFGSDIRLKKYQ